The following are from one region of the Kineosporia sp. NBRC 101731 genome:
- a CDS encoding histidine kinase: MPLPAARAIEPPGPPEHPGPLSGTSGTLTRRWPVLASLIPHRLLDLPDLPDLPGPGDVVTALLVAGCGFWLDDRFTGQFLLLCCFLPLVRLGPGLLAPVVALAGGIGYWWWLDRLADPFGQSVMWCLPVAVAGWYAGRRRVGAWTLLVLAVAALIGTTPAVIAPVPTLAVAAGYVAGRIWTSQDRIGALTLQLGRARAEVTAVRDENRTLEERSALARELHDVVGHHLSVISLAAEAATLRPESTPESLERIRAASHDAMSELDVILRSLHRDGESAPLEPNKGLGDIDELLEALRQAGLHVDSSILVTAPVPSGLQLTVYRIVQEGMTNILRHAGATRASLTVVAQDSLLSVRVGDDGTGVQDADLGTGRGLTGIAERVRGFGGDWSVGVSPWGGTQLDVVLPLTPDMLPG, from the coding sequence GCCAGTTCTCGCGTCCCTCATCCCCCACCGTCTCCTCGATCTACCCGATCTACCCGATCTACCCGGTCCCGGGGACGTGGTGACCGCCCTGCTGGTCGCCGGATGCGGATTCTGGCTCGACGACCGGTTCACCGGGCAGTTCCTCCTGCTCTGCTGCTTCCTGCCGCTGGTCAGGCTCGGGCCGGGGTTGCTGGCACCGGTCGTGGCCCTGGCCGGGGGGATCGGCTACTGGTGGTGGCTGGATCGACTGGCCGATCCCTTCGGTCAGTCCGTGATGTGGTGCCTTCCGGTGGCGGTCGCGGGCTGGTACGCGGGACGTCGCCGGGTCGGGGCATGGACCCTGCTGGTCCTGGCCGTCGCGGCGCTGATCGGGACGACCCCGGCCGTGATCGCCCCGGTGCCGACCCTGGCCGTGGCTGCGGGATACGTGGCGGGGCGGATCTGGACGTCCCAGGACCGGATCGGGGCGCTCACCCTGCAACTGGGGCGGGCCCGCGCGGAAGTCACCGCCGTCCGCGACGAGAACCGCACGCTGGAAGAGCGTTCCGCCCTCGCCCGCGAGCTGCACGACGTGGTCGGCCACCACCTCTCCGTCATCTCCCTGGCGGCCGAGGCCGCCACGCTCCGGCCCGAGAGCACCCCCGAGTCGCTGGAACGGATCCGGGCCGCGTCCCACGACGCGATGAGTGAGCTCGACGTGATCCTGCGCTCGCTGCACCGCGACGGTGAGAGCGCGCCGCTGGAGCCGAACAAGGGGCTGGGCGACATCGACGAACTGCTGGAGGCCCTGCGGCAGGCCGGTCTTCACGTCGACTCCTCGATCCTGGTGACCGCGCCGGTGCCCTCGGGCCTGCAGCTGACGGTCTACCGGATCGTCCAGGAGGGGATGACCAACATTCTGCGGCACGCCGGGGCCACCCGCGCGTCCCTCACCGTCGTCGCCCAGGACTCCCTGCTGTCCGTACGCGTCGGCGACGACGGAACCGGCGTCCAGGACGCGGACCTCGGCACCGGCCGGGGCCTGACCGGGATCGCCGAACGCGTGCGCGGTTTCGGCGGCGACTGGTCGGTCGGGGTGTCCCCGTGGGGCGGCACCCAGCTGGACGTGGTGCTGCCGCTGACACCTGACATGCTTCCCGGGTGA